One Psychrobacillus glaciei genomic region harbors:
- a CDS encoding enoyl-CoA hydratase/isomerase family protein has product MNRFEFIETSLTGNVAVIELNRPRQLNSLNRKMVSEIITALEGFDRDENVRVMVLTGKGRTFSAGADIDEMMDDNPISLELLNQFADWDRFALIKKPIIGAVKGFVFGGGFELALCCDLLIAANGTEFSFPEVGLGVMPGAGGTQRLTKLVGRTKALEWLWTGERISAETALKHGVINKIVAPELVIEETMKFAERLAKQPPLSLRLIKDSVNKAVDYSLYEGMQYERKNFYLLFGTEDQKEGMNAFVEKRKPNYQGK; this is encoded by the coding sequence ATGAACCGTTTCGAATTCATTGAAACTTCCTTAACGGGAAATGTGGCAGTTATTGAACTGAACCGCCCTCGTCAGTTAAATTCATTGAATCGAAAAATGGTCAGTGAAATTATCACGGCGTTGGAAGGTTTCGACCGAGATGAAAACGTTCGTGTCATGGTACTTACTGGTAAAGGACGGACTTTTTCAGCAGGAGCAGATATTGATGAAATGATGGATGATAATCCAATTAGTCTGGAACTACTAAATCAATTTGCTGATTGGGATCGTTTTGCACTTATAAAAAAACCAATTATTGGTGCAGTAAAAGGATTCGTTTTCGGCGGTGGATTTGAGCTTGCGCTTTGCTGTGATCTATTAATCGCTGCTAACGGTACGGAGTTTTCATTTCCAGAGGTAGGACTTGGCGTCATGCCTGGTGCAGGAGGAACGCAACGGCTTACGAAACTTGTTGGCCGTACGAAAGCGCTGGAATGGCTTTGGACTGGAGAGCGTATCTCTGCGGAGACGGCTCTTAAACACGGGGTTATCAATAAAATCGTTGCACCTGAGCTAGTAATAGAAGAGACGATGAAATTCGCAGAGCGTCTAGCGAAACAACCGCCTCTTTCGTTGCGCCTCATTAAAGATTCGGTTAACAAAGCAGTGGATTACTCTTTATATGAAGGGATGCAATATGAACGAAAAAACTTCTACCTACTCTTCGGTACAGAAGACCAAAAAGAAGGCATGAATGCATTTGTAGAAAAAAGAAAACCGAATTATCAAGGGAAGTAA
- a CDS encoding NAD(P)/FAD-dependent oxidoreductase: MSHNNEVFDVTVIGGGPVGIFTAFYAGLRNMSCKIIESLPQLGGQLSALYPEKYIYDVAGFPKITAQQLVDRLKEQMAQFEQTVCLNEAVQEIERQPDNTFNLVTNKETHFTKTIIITAGNGAFQPKKLDLPNAARFEESNLHYFINDLQQFAGKKVQLFGGGDSAVDWALMLETVAEKVTLAHRRDKFRAHEHTVETLMTSTVDVLTPFVPAEFIGKDKITHVVLNEVKGTEMKVIDVDDVIVNYGFVSSLGPIKNWGFNLEKNSIVVNSKMETNIPGIYAAGDICSYEGKVKLIASGFGEAPTAISNAKVYIDPSSKVQPIHSTSVMDKPEKETEKVV; the protein is encoded by the coding sequence TTGTCTCACAACAATGAAGTTTTTGACGTTACCGTAATCGGAGGAGGACCGGTTGGCATATTCACTGCTTTTTATGCAGGTCTTCGAAATATGTCTTGCAAAATTATCGAAAGCCTCCCGCAGCTTGGAGGACAATTATCCGCATTATATCCGGAAAAGTATATTTACGATGTTGCGGGTTTCCCAAAGATAACAGCACAACAACTCGTTGATAGATTAAAGGAACAAATGGCTCAATTTGAACAAACGGTTTGTTTAAATGAAGCTGTGCAAGAAATAGAAAGACAGCCAGACAATACTTTTAACCTCGTGACGAATAAAGAGACACATTTTACGAAAACAATCATTATTACTGCTGGAAATGGTGCATTCCAACCGAAGAAGCTGGATCTTCCAAATGCCGCTAGATTCGAAGAAAGCAATCTGCATTATTTTATCAATGATTTACAGCAATTTGCAGGGAAAAAAGTACAACTATTTGGTGGTGGAGATTCTGCAGTGGATTGGGCTCTTATGTTGGAAACAGTTGCAGAAAAAGTAACGTTAGCACATCGCCGTGATAAATTCCGCGCGCATGAACATACAGTGGAAACGTTGATGACTTCTACTGTCGATGTACTGACTCCATTCGTACCCGCGGAGTTTATTGGTAAAGATAAAATTACGCATGTCGTGTTAAATGAAGTAAAAGGTACAGAAATGAAGGTCATTGACGTGGACGATGTCATTGTCAATTATGGTTTCGTATCTTCTCTTGGTCCAATCAAAAATTGGGGATTTAATTTGGAGAAAAACAGCATTGTCGTCAATTCAAAAATGGAAACGAATATTCCAGGAATATATGCTGCCGGTGATATTTGCTCATATGAAGGAAAAGTAAAGTTGATAGCGAGCGGATTTGGCGAAGCACCAACAGCGATTAGTAATGCAAAAGTATATATCGACCCGTCATCAAAAGTTCAGCCGATTCACAGTACAAGTGTTATGGATAAACCTGAGAAAGAGACGGAAAAAGTAGTATAA
- the paaD gene encoding 1,2-phenylacetyl-CoA epoxidase subunit PaaD → MTASVEVSAGRVLEVLKRVNDPEIDSISIIDLGMVGEVTTEGNNVKVVLLPTFLGCPALEIIKLNTMKAVKKLPEVDEVEVEFVFHPPWTSDRITEQGHVNLRKFGIAPPPRHLEEDGSWHVDCAYCGSTYVTMENIFGPTACRSILYCKSCKNVFEAMKPVSTLM, encoded by the coding sequence ATGACTGCATCTGTAGAAGTTTCTGCCGGGCGCGTATTGGAAGTACTTAAAAGAGTAAATGATCCAGAAATTGACTCTATCAGCATAATTGATCTTGGTATGGTGGGGGAAGTCACTACGGAAGGAAATAACGTAAAGGTAGTTCTACTTCCGACTTTTTTGGGATGTCCCGCACTCGAAATTATCAAATTGAATACGATGAAAGCGGTAAAAAAGCTTCCAGAAGTGGATGAAGTTGAAGTAGAGTTCGTCTTTCATCCTCCTTGGACATCAGACCGAATAACGGAGCAAGGGCATGTGAATCTACGGAAGTTTGGAATTGCTCCGCCACCTCGTCATTTGGAGGAAGACGGCTCATGGCATGTGGATTGTGCATACTGCGGTTCAACTTATGTAACGATGGAAAATATTTTCGGACCGACAGCTTGTAGAAGTATTTTGTACTGTAAAAGCTGTAAAAACGTTTTTGAAGCAATGAAACCTGTTTCTACATTAATGTAA
- the paaA gene encoding 1,2-phenylacetyl-CoA epoxidase subunit PaaA, whose protein sequence is MSSVHNFSEEAQMAHFMQRIEAGDKIEADDWMPEEYRITLIKLISMHGISEIMGALPEKEWVPKAPSLSRKLGIMAKVQDEMGHGQLLLRVTEDLLLPYGKNRGDLMQDLFNGDLKFHNVFHMETKTWADAGIIGWLVDGAAIITQTNMLGASYGPYARALQRICAEEVFHAQHGESIIMALAEGTDEQKAMIQESLSRWWEALLMFFGPASKETTGSSKQDLTIKYKIRTKTNEDFRQIFFDKYIPRILSLGLTIPDSTLHFDEESKLWSYKQPDWNEFKKIIKNGGPRSQARLNLRRSSYENNAWVRDALSVAVN, encoded by the coding sequence ATGTCGAGTGTACACAATTTTTCGGAAGAAGCACAAATGGCTCATTTCATGCAGCGTATTGAGGCAGGCGACAAGATTGAAGCAGATGACTGGATGCCGGAAGAATACAGGATCACATTAATTAAATTAATTTCCATGCACGGGATAAGTGAAATAATGGGAGCGCTACCTGAGAAGGAATGGGTGCCTAAAGCTCCTTCCCTTTCTCGAAAGCTTGGCATTATGGCAAAGGTGCAGGATGAAATGGGTCACGGTCAGTTACTTCTACGCGTAACGGAAGACTTACTTTTACCTTATGGAAAAAATCGTGGGGATTTAATGCAGGATCTATTCAATGGTGATTTAAAATTCCATAATGTTTTCCATATGGAAACAAAAACATGGGCGGATGCAGGAATCATAGGTTGGCTCGTTGATGGAGCGGCTATTATTACTCAAACCAATATGCTTGGTGCTTCATACGGACCATACGCGAGAGCACTACAGCGCATTTGTGCAGAAGAAGTGTTTCATGCGCAGCATGGCGAATCGATCATCATGGCGCTTGCAGAAGGAACAGATGAGCAAAAAGCGATGATTCAAGAATCTCTGAGTCGTTGGTGGGAAGCCCTTCTCATGTTCTTTGGACCTGCAAGCAAAGAAACGACAGGTTCTTCGAAACAAGATTTAACGATTAAATATAAAATTCGAACGAAAACAAACGAAGACTTCAGGCAAATCTTTTTTGACAAATACATTCCACGTATTTTATCACTTGGATTGACAATTCCGGATTCCACTCTCCATTTCGACGAAGAAAGTAAACTATGGTCGTATAAACAACCGGATTGGAATGAATTCAAGAAAATTATTAAAAACGGAGGACCACGTTCACAAGCACGTCTGAACTTACGCCGATCTTCGTACGAAAATAATGCATGGGTGCGCGATGCGCTAAGTGTGGCGGTCAATTAG
- the paaC gene encoding 1,2-phenylacetyl-CoA epoxidase subunit PaaC has protein sequence MTEKDSIMSPEYKKAITNLLFQLADDDFLYAYRGSEWLGLAPHIEEDVASSSISQDSMGHAAMYYKLLEDLEVGNADDLAHLRPVKERRNSVLTERVNGEGYYMETPQYDWAYQVVRSYFYTQAKKVKVDSLSESSYSPIAEVAVKVKMELYYHRLHWETWFKQLLSSTDVAKKKMNDAIELVMGDFGDVFSYGNQKQVIETSRLIASEELLKEKWKASIEPVFSALQMKVPPIPEQPTKNGRNGEHTKDLNEALLTLSEVYKLDPVATW, from the coding sequence ATGACCGAAAAAGATTCTATCATGAGTCCGGAGTATAAAAAAGCAATAACGAACTTATTATTCCAACTGGCTGACGATGATTTTTTGTATGCCTACAGAGGATCTGAATGGCTCGGACTTGCTCCTCATATTGAGGAAGACGTTGCATCTTCTTCCATTAGCCAAGACAGTATGGGTCATGCAGCCATGTATTATAAACTTCTAGAAGATTTGGAAGTGGGTAATGCCGATGACCTTGCCCATTTACGCCCGGTAAAGGAAAGAAGAAACAGCGTTTTGACGGAGCGAGTAAACGGAGAAGGTTATTATATGGAAACACCCCAGTATGATTGGGCCTATCAAGTTGTAAGGAGTTATTTTTACACCCAAGCGAAAAAAGTGAAAGTTGATTCGCTTAGTGAAAGCTCTTATAGCCCAATTGCAGAAGTGGCTGTAAAAGTGAAAATGGAACTTTATTATCATAGATTGCACTGGGAAACTTGGTTTAAACAATTATTAAGCTCTACGGATGTTGCAAAGAAGAAAATGAACGATGCAATAGAACTTGTAATGGGAGACTTTGGGGATGTATTTTCTTATGGAAACCAAAAACAAGTAATAGAAACAAGTAGATTAATAGCTAGTGAAGAATTATTGAAAGAGAAATGGAAGGCAAGCATCGAGCCAGTATTCAGTGCTCTTCAAATGAAAGTGCCGCCGATTCCAGAACAACCTACAAAAAACGGTCGGAACGGTGAACATACGAAAGATTTGAATGAAGCATTATTAACACTATCTGAAGTTTACAAACTTGACCCAGTAGCAACCTGGTAA
- a CDS encoding EthD family reductase, whose product MAKLIALYKHPENKEVFDEYYFNVHAPLTAKIPGLREMKVTKVTGSPMGGEGKYYLTCEMHYDSLDALQEGLRSPEGRASGKDLMGFAGDLVTLMIGEEA is encoded by the coding sequence ATGGCTAAATTAATCGCATTGTATAAACACCCTGAAAACAAAGAGGTTTTTGACGAATATTATTTCAACGTGCATGCACCCCTTACAGCGAAAATTCCAGGACTTCGAGAGATGAAAGTGACCAAAGTGACAGGATCTCCAATGGGGGGAGAAGGAAAATACTATCTTACTTGTGAAATGCATTACGATAGTTTGGATGCACTGCAAGAAGGGCTACGTTCACCTGAAGGAAGAGCATCTGGCAAGGACTTAATGGGATTTGCAGGAGATCTTGTCACATTAATGATTGGTGAAGAAGCGTAA
- the paaB gene encoding 1,2-phenylacetyl-CoA epoxidase subunit PaaB produces the protein MADEKTFYQEYEVFSKRTPSSAFQHQFSLLAPNEDMAFILAQENFMRREPVADIWIVNRKNIRKMDAEEKLTLSRLDNKDYRTTKGYGYLKKKWRQYEQQILDEKEILSWGGERK, from the coding sequence ATGGCGGATGAAAAAACATTTTATCAAGAATATGAAGTTTTTAGCAAGCGAACGCCAAGCTCTGCATTCCAACACCAATTTAGCTTACTAGCTCCAAATGAAGATATGGCATTTATTTTGGCACAGGAGAATTTCATGCGCCGCGAACCGGTTGCTGACATTTGGATTGTGAATCGAAAGAATATCCGAAAGATGGATGCGGAAGAGAAGTTAACACTAAGCAGACTTGACAATAAAGATTATCGTACGACAAAAGGCTACGGCTATTTAAAGAAAAAATGGCGTCAATACGAGCAGCAAATTCTGGATGAAAAAGAGATTCTGTCATGGGGAGGGGAACGTAAATGA